The sequence below is a genomic window from Desulfobacterales bacterium.
GCAGCATCATAATCACATCCGCCCCGCTGATGGCCTCATGAATATCATAGGTAACTGAAACGCCCAGGGTCTCGATGCCTTTTGGGATCATGGTGGGGGGACCGGCGACCACAACATCGGCGCCCATCTTTCTCATTCCGATGCTGTTTGACCGCGCCACCCTGCTGTGAGCTATGTCTCCGATAATGGCGATGCGAAGACCTGAAATACTGCCTTTTTTTTCTCTGATCGTCATGAGGTCCAGCAGGGCCTGGGTAGGGTGTGCATGCATGCCGTCGCCCGCGTTAATAACCGAGGATTTTAACAAACGCGCCAGCATATGAGGCGCGCCGGCAGCGGTATGCCGGAGTACGATCACGTCGGGATTCATGGCTTCGAGATTTTTTGCCGTATCGATGAGCGTTTCTCCCTTAACCATGCTGCTGGTGCTGGCGGATATGGACAGGCTGTCGGCACTCAGGCGCTTGGCGGCAATATCAAAGGACGTGCGGGTACGCGTACTCGCTTCATAAAAAAAAAGCACGACGGTCTTGCCCCTCAGGGTGGGGACCTTTTTTATGGGCCGCGTTGAAATCTCCTTCATCCTGTCGGCAGTGTCCAGAATCATGGTGATGTCCTCAACCGACAGCGATTCCATGTCCAGAATATCTTTTTTTTCAAACGGCATGATTCACCTGTTCATTCCAAGTTGTAGACGCTTTGTCAGGGTCTCTGATTTAAGTCCCGCCGCTGCTTAATGGCTTAATCGGTGCCCGGTTGCCCCTGTTCTGTCACAGCCGTCTGAATTTACTTCAACAGGTCGCCCAGCCTGCTCCACCTGACGCCAAAATTATCCTTATCCCATGACCAGTAGATGATAAAGGCCTTTCCCTTTAAGGCGTCCAATCGAACAAACCCCCAGAACCGACTGTCATAACTGTGGTCCCGGTTGTCTCCCATGACAAAGAGAGACGCTGCCGGGACCGTAACCGGACCGAAATTGTCCCTTGGTTGTAAACTGCCGGAAATGACTGCTGAATCAAGGTAGACGCCGAAATAGGGTTCCATGCGTTTATGGTTGACATAGAGCTGTTTATTGCGAATTTCAATCACATCCCCGGCAATACCGACCACGCGCTTGATAAAATCCTTTGAGGGATCTTCCGGAAACTTAAAAACAACAATATCGCTCCGCTCCGGCTTTTTTATGGGAATAACAACCTTGTCCCAGAAGGGGATTTTAATGCCGTAAATAAACTTGTTCACCAAAATGTGGTCGCCGATCAATAGGGTGGGCTTCATGGATCCCGAGGGAATCTTAAATGCCTGGACAACGAAAGTACGTATAAACAGTGCCAGAACCACGGCTACGGCAATGGCTTCAATGTTTTCTCTAAGTCCGCTTTTTATTTTTGTTCCGAGTGCTTTTTCGGAAGAATCGTTTGATTTCAAACTGCTTTCCTGTATCCCTTTCCCGGCACTTTGCATCCTATAAACACCTTTTATAAAATGGAAAATCCTAATTTGTGTCTGATAAGAAAAAAACAACCCGTAATATCATATTGGAGATGATCCCCGCAGCAACATCATCCAGAACGATACCCATGCCGCCTGAAATTTTTTTTTCAATAGCCCGGATGGGGAACGGCTTAAAAATATCCAGCAACCTGAAAACAATAAACCCGGCCGCAGCCGATATCGGATTAAACGGTATCCCCGCTAAAGACAGCACCATCCCGGAAATTTCATCAATGACAATACAGCCCGGGTCCTTTTCCTGAATGAGTCTCTGCGCCTTGCTGCAAACCCATACCGCCAATGCCACAAATATCACGATAAACAGAAACGAAACCCACAAATTTACTTTTGACAATAGAAAGCATAAGGGAAGCCCCAA
It includes:
- a CDS encoding aspartate carbamoyltransferase catalytic subunit; amino-acid sequence: MPFEKKDILDMESLSVEDITMILDTADRMKEISTRPIKKVPTLRGKTVVLFFYEASTRTRTSFDIAAKRLSADSLSISASTSSMVKGETLIDTAKNLEAMNPDVIVLRHTAAGAPHMLARLLKSSVINAGDGMHAHPTQALLDLMTIREKKGSISGLRIAIIGDIAHSRVARSNSIGMRKMGADVVVAGPPTMIPKGIETLGVSVTYDIHEAISGADVIMMLRIQKERQKNYLFPSEKEYARVYGLNVEKLKAAKDNVLIMHPGPVNRGVEISPAVADGPYSIILDQVTNGVAVRMALLYLVAGGARNVDAD
- the lepB gene encoding signal peptidase I, which encodes MKSNDSSEKALGTKIKSGLRENIEAIAVAVVLALFIRTFVVQAFKIPSGSMKPTLLIGDHILVNKFIYGIKIPFWDKVVIPIKKPERSDIVVFKFPEDPSKDFIKRVVGIAGDVIEIRNKQLYVNHKRMEPYFGVYLDSAVISGSLQPRDNFGPVTVPAASLFVMGDNRDHSYDSRFWGFVRLDALKGKAFIIYWSWDKDNFGVRWSRLGDLLK
- a CDS encoding phosphatidylglycerophosphatase A; this translates as MNLREKGVLFLSSGGYLGNIPFAPGTFGSLLGLPLCFLLSKVNLWVSFLFIVIFVALAVWVCSKAQRLIQEKDPGCIVIDEISGMVLSLAGIPFNPISAAAGFIVFRLLDIFKPFPIRAIEKKISGGMGIVLDDVAAGIISNMILRVVFFLSDTN